A window of the Verminephrobacter eiseniae EF01-2 genome harbors these coding sequences:
- a CDS encoding CaiB/BaiF CoA transferase family protein, translating to MTCTPIAPTAASGAAQADRRPLPLDGLRVVEFTHMVMGPTCGMVLADLGAEVIKVEPVDGDRTRHLLGSGAGFFSMFNRNKKSIALDLRSPEGLEVAHKLAASADVVVQNFKPGVMAKYRLDYAALSPRNPRLILVNHSGFLPGPYEHRTALDEVVQMMGGLAYMTGRPGDPLRAGASVNDIMGGMFGALGAIAALMQRGITGRGQEVDSALFENNVFLVGQHMLQYAVTGQPAAPMPERISSWALYDVFSVKDGEQIFLAAVSDAQWLAFCDALGFADLKADPQLLSNNDRVRARARLLPELRQRLAEYSAGELAAIFEQRGLPFAPIARPEQLFDDPHLNATGGLADITLPDGERAGQTVRTALLPLRMAGQRLGVRSPPPVLGQHTAALMAELGYTPEQVQALQGKQAVA from the coding sequence ATGACTTGCACACCCATCGCGCCCACTGCTGCGTCTGGCGCAGCGCAGGCTGACCGCCGTCCTTTGCCCCTCGATGGCCTGCGGGTCGTGGAATTCACGCACATGGTGATGGGGCCTACCTGCGGCATGGTGCTGGCCGATCTTGGTGCCGAGGTCATCAAGGTCGAGCCGGTCGATGGTGATCGCACGCGCCATCTGCTGGGGTCGGGGGCGGGCTTTTTTTCGATGTTCAACCGCAACAAGAAAAGCATCGCGCTCGATCTGCGCAGCCCCGAGGGGCTGGAAGTGGCGCACAAACTGGCGGCATCGGCCGATGTGGTGGTGCAGAACTTCAAACCCGGGGTGATGGCGAAATACAGGCTCGACTACGCTGCGCTGAGTCCGCGCAATCCGCGCCTGATCCTTGTGAACCACAGCGGCTTTTTACCCGGGCCTTACGAGCACCGCACTGCGCTCGACGAAGTGGTGCAGATGATGGGGGGCCTGGCCTACATGACGGGCCGCCCGGGCGATCCGCTGCGGGCCGGCGCCAGCGTGAACGACATCATGGGCGGCATGTTCGGCGCCCTCGGGGCCATCGCGGCGCTGATGCAGCGCGGCATCACCGGGCGCGGGCAGGAGGTGGATTCGGCATTGTTCGAGAACAACGTCTTTCTGGTCGGCCAGCATATGCTGCAGTACGCCGTGACCGGCCAGCCGGCGGCCCCGATGCCCGAGCGTATTTCGTCCTGGGCGCTGTACGACGTGTTCAGCGTGAAAGACGGCGAGCAGATATTTTTGGCGGCGGTCAGCGATGCACAGTGGCTGGCGTTTTGCGATGCGCTGGGCTTTGCGGACCTGAAGGCCGATCCGCAATTGCTGAGCAACAACGATCGCGTGCGCGCCCGTGCCAGGCTGCTGCCCGAACTGCGCCAGCGCCTGGCCGAATACAGCGCCGGCGAACTGGCGGCCATCTTCGAGCAACGAGGACTGCCGTTTGCGCCGATCGCGCGGCCCGAGCAACTGTTCGACGACCCGCACCTGAACGCGACCGGGGGCCTGGCCGACATCACCTTGCCCGATGGCGAACGGGCAGGGCAGACGGTGCGCACTGCGCTGCTGCCGCTGCGCATGGCCGGGCAGCGGCTCGGTGTGCGCTCGCCGCCGCCGGTTCTGGGTCAGCACACCGCTGCCCTGATGGCAGAGCTGGGCTACACACCGGAGCAGGTGCAGGCCCTGCAAGGCAAGCAGGCCGTGGCCTGA
- the rpoD gene encoding RNA polymerase sigma factor RpoD: MPAEKSAKPPKSAPGPATKAPAAPAAKTPAAPAKAASKKPAPAPTAPAAKTAKAMPVKNTAEQTKVAAAKPASDLPKSKPASASKPAAPAGSTPPKKTPAPAATAATTTAAAATRTPPAKRDPKPKPAGNQSADPGSTVVAPARSDDTDLSDVEADLEGEVEEVPEAAVAVEKVKPLRMKISKAKERALMKEFGLDETVLSEEDLARRRSRLKTLIKLGKTRGYLTHVEISDHLPDKLVDAETLEAVITTLNDLGVAVYEQTPDAEALIITDNAPTGASEEEAEEAAEAALSTVDSEFGRTTDPVRMYMREMGTVELLTREGEIEIAKRIEGGLMAMMEAISASPATIAEILNMGEEIRAGKVVISTIVDGFSNPNEADDYVAEEDFDEFDEADDDDGKGGSKALTKKLEELKKQALERFDKLRDLFEKMHKVYDKDGYGTLAYVQAQQALSAELMTIRFTAKTIEKLCDMVRGQVDDVRRKERELRRIIVDKCGMPQETFIKDFPPNLLNLQWVEKQAAMGKPWSSIIARNIPPIQDLQQKLMDLQSRVVVPLTELKVINKRMNEGEATSRDAKKEMIEANLRLVISIAKKYTNRGLQFLDLIQEGNIGLMKAVDKFEYRRGYKFSTYATWWIRQAITRSIADQARTIRIPVHMIETINKMNRISRQHLQEFGFEPDASLLAAKMEIPEDKIRKIMKIAKEPISMETPIGDDDDSHLGDFIEDASNTAPIEAAMQAGLRDVVKDILDGLTPREAKVLRMRFGIEMTSDHTLEEVGKQFDVTRERIRQIEAKALRKLKHPSRSDKLRSFIDSI; the protein is encoded by the coding sequence ATGCCCGCTGAAAAGTCTGCAAAGCCGCCCAAATCTGCTCCAGGCCCCGCCACGAAGGCGCCTGCCGCCCCGGCTGCCAAGACGCCCGCGGCGCCCGCGAAGGCCGCAAGCAAAAAGCCCGCCCCCGCCCCGACGGCACCGGCCGCCAAGACCGCCAAAGCCATGCCCGTGAAAAACACTGCCGAGCAGACAAAAGTCGCTGCGGCCAAACCCGCCAGCGACTTGCCCAAAAGCAAGCCCGCCAGCGCCAGCAAACCGGCCGCCCCGGCCGGAAGCACCCCCCCGAAAAAAACCCCGGCCCCGGCTGCCACCGCCGCTACTACTACTGCGGCGGCTGCAACCAGGACACCCCCCGCCAAGCGCGACCCCAAGCCAAAGCCTGCCGGCAACCAGAGTGCCGATCCGGGCAGCACCGTGGTGGCGCCCGCGCGCAGTGACGACACCGACCTGTCCGATGTAGAAGCAGACCTGGAAGGCGAGGTCGAGGAGGTTCCCGAAGCGGCGGTTGCGGTCGAGAAGGTCAAGCCGCTGCGCATGAAGATCAGCAAGGCCAAGGAACGCGCGCTGATGAAGGAGTTCGGCCTGGACGAGACCGTTCTGTCCGAGGAAGACCTGGCCCGGCGCCGTTCGCGCCTGAAGACCCTGATCAAACTGGGCAAGACGCGCGGCTACCTGACCCATGTCGAGATTTCCGACCACTTGCCCGACAAACTGGTCGATGCCGAAACGCTGGAAGCCGTCATCACCACGCTGAACGACCTGGGCGTGGCCGTCTACGAGCAAACGCCCGATGCCGAAGCGCTGATCATTACCGACAATGCCCCCACCGGCGCCAGCGAAGAAGAGGCCGAAGAGGCCGCCGAAGCGGCCCTGTCTACCGTCGACAGCGAGTTCGGCCGCACCACCGACCCGGTGCGCATGTACATGCGCGAGATGGGCACCGTGGAACTGCTCACGCGCGAAGGCGAGATCGAAATCGCCAAACGCATCGAAGGCGGCCTGATGGCGATGATGGAGGCGATCAGCGCGTCGCCAGCCACCATCGCCGAAATACTGAACATGGGCGAGGAAATCCGCGCAGGCAAGGTCGTGATCTCGACCATCGTCGATGGCTTTTCCAACCCCAACGAGGCCGACGACTACGTGGCCGAAGAAGACTTCGACGAATTTGACGAAGCCGATGACGACGACGGCAAGGGCGGCTCCAAGGCGCTGACCAAAAAGCTCGAAGAACTCAAAAAGCAGGCCCTGGAACGCTTTGACAAACTGCGCGATCTGTTCGAGAAAATGCACAAGGTCTACGACAAGGACGGCTACGGCACGCTGGCCTACGTGCAGGCCCAGCAAGCCCTGTCGGCCGAGCTGATGACCATACGCTTTACCGCCAAGACCATCGAAAAACTGTGCGACATGGTGCGCGGCCAGGTCGATGATGTGCGCCGGAAAGAACGCGAGCTGCGCCGCATCATCGTGGACAAATGCGGCATGCCGCAGGAAACCTTCATCAAGGATTTCCCGCCCAACCTGCTGAACCTGCAATGGGTGGAAAAGCAGGCGGCCATGGGCAAGCCCTGGTCTTCGATCATTGCGCGCAACATCCCGCCGATCCAGGATTTGCAGCAAAAGCTGATGGACTTGCAGTCGCGCGTGGTGGTGCCGCTGACCGAGCTCAAGGTCATCAACAAGCGCATGAATGAAGGCGAGGCCACCTCGCGCGATGCCAAAAAGGAAATGATCGAGGCCAACCTGCGCCTGGTGATCTCGATTGCCAAGAAGTACACCAACCGTGGCCTGCAATTCCTGGACCTGATACAGGAGGGCAACATCGGCCTGATGAAGGCCGTGGACAAATTCGAATACCGCCGCGGCTACAAATTCTCGACCTATGCCACCTGGTGGATCCGCCAGGCCATCACGCGCTCGATCGCCGACCAGGCGCGCACCATCCGCATCCCGGTGCACATGATAGAGACCATCAACAAGATGAACCGCATCAGCCGCCAGCACTTGCAGGAGTTCGGCTTCGAGCCCGATGCCTCGCTGCTGGCCGCCAAAATGGAGATACCCGAGGACAAGATCCGCAAGATCATGAAGATCGCCAAAGAACCGATCTCGATGGAAACCCCGATCGGGGACGACGACGACAGCCACCTGGGCGATTTCATCGAGGACGCGAGCAACACCGCCCCGATAGAAGCCGCGATGCAGGCCGGCCTGCGCGACGTGGTCAAGGACATCCTCGACGGCCTGACGCCGCGCGAAGCCAAGGTGCTGCGGATGCGCTTCGGCATCGAGATGACCAGCGACCACACGCTGGAAGAAGTGGGCAAGCAATTTGACGTGACGCGCGAGCGCATCCGCCAGATAGAAGCCAAGGCGCTGCGCAAGCTCAAGCACCCGAGCCGTTCGGACAAGTTGCGCAGCTTCATCGACTCGATATAG
- a CDS encoding MBL fold metallo-hydrolase: MPTDPRALLTPEITVLERGWLSANNILFIGPQDTALVDTGYCGHAEQTLSLVQASLGERPLDRILNTHLHSDHCGGNAALQRAWPALRTAIPPGQALHVRHWDPQALSYTPTGQECPPFHFDTLLTPDSCVLLGNRPWQIHAAPGHDPHSVVLFEPQQRILLSADALWENGFGVVFPELAGGGAAFAEVAATLDLIEALAPRVVIPGHGPVFADAPRALEGARRRLDGFVRNPTKHALYAAKVLLKYKLLAWQQITMAELSRWAQATPYFDMLHARHFADQTAAEWLSSLVDDLVRSGAAVRQREWLHNA; this comes from the coding sequence ATGCCCACCGACCCGCGCGCGCTTTTGACACCAGAGATCACCGTCCTCGAACGCGGCTGGTTGTCGGCCAACAACATCCTGTTCATCGGCCCGCAGGACACGGCCCTGGTGGACACCGGCTACTGCGGCCATGCCGAACAAACCCTGTCCCTGGTGCAAGCCAGCCTGGGCGAGCGCCCGCTGGACCGCATCCTCAACACCCACCTGCACAGCGACCACTGCGGCGGCAATGCCGCGCTGCAACGCGCCTGGCCAGCGCTGCGCACGGCCATTCCACCGGGGCAGGCGCTCCATGTGCGCCACTGGGACCCCCAGGCGCTGAGCTACACGCCCACCGGCCAGGAATGCCCGCCGTTCCACTTCGACACGCTGCTCACGCCCGACTCCTGCGTGCTGCTGGGCAACCGGCCCTGGCAGATACATGCCGCCCCCGGGCATGACCCGCACTCGGTGGTGCTGTTCGAGCCGCAGCAGCGCATCCTGCTGTCGGCCGATGCGCTCTGGGAAAACGGCTTTGGCGTGGTGTTCCCCGAACTGGCCGGCGGCGGCGCGGCATTTGCCGAAGTGGCCGCCACGCTCGATCTGATCGAGGCCCTGGCCCCCCGGGTGGTGATTCCGGGCCACGGCCCGGTGTTTGCCGATGCCCCGCGCGCGCTGGAAGGCGCGCGCCGCCGCCTCGACGGCTTTGTGCGCAACCCGACCAAGCACGCGCTGTATGCGGCCAAGGTGCTGCTCAAATACAAGTTGCTGGCGTGGCAGCAGATCACCATGGCCGAGCTCAGCCGTTGGGCGCAGGCCACACCGTACTTCGACATGTTGCACGCGCGCCATTTCGCCGACCAGACCGCCGCCGAATGGCTCAGCAGCCTGGTCGACGATCTGGTGCGTTCCGGCGCGGCCGTGCGCCAGCGCGAGTGGCTGCACAATGCCTGA
- a CDS encoding LysR family transcriptional regulator: MAPQFADLDLRLIRVFLAIVDAGGLSAAQRTLNVGQPTLSSQLATLETRLGFSLCARGRGGFQLTPKGERFTPIARRLIDTLSDFSAQAHHLERQLVGSLNIGLIGYAPIEQNRRIAQAIARFRQRDEAVRFVIIVRSPSHLEEQLVSGQIQVAVGYFWRHMPTLEYTPLFSERQLAYCGREHPLFDRAGQLMPDELSGCDWVWRSYPLPEAQQWLPALQITAVTDNMEATAVLVLSGRHLGYLPEHFAASYVEAGLLAPVNPAVMYYDVQFHMVSRRRERLNDITLAFLEDLGQAHPLAQGGRSKPGT, from the coding sequence ATGGCGCCCCAATTTGCCGATCTCGATTTGCGGCTGATCCGCGTCTTCCTGGCCATCGTCGACGCGGGCGGGCTGTCGGCCGCGCAAAGGACGCTCAACGTGGGCCAGCCGACCCTGAGCAGCCAACTGGCGACACTGGAAACCCGGTTGGGCTTTTCCTTGTGCGCGCGCGGCCGTGGCGGCTTTCAGCTCACGCCCAAGGGCGAGCGTTTCACCCCGATCGCCCGGCGGTTGATCGACACCTTGAGCGACTTCAGCGCGCAGGCGCACCATCTGGAGCGCCAGTTGGTCGGCAGCCTGAACATCGGCCTGATCGGGTATGCGCCGATCGAGCAAAACCGGCGCATCGCCCAGGCCATCGCGCGTTTTCGCCAGCGCGACGAAGCGGTGCGCTTCGTCATCATCGTGCGCTCGCCCAGCCATCTGGAGGAGCAACTGGTCAGCGGGCAAATCCAGGTGGCGGTCGGCTATTTCTGGCGCCATATGCCGACGCTGGAATACACCCCGCTGTTCTCGGAGCGGCAACTGGCCTATTGCGGCCGGGAGCACCCGCTGTTCGACCGGGCCGGCCAACTGATGCCAGACGAGCTCTCGGGCTGCGACTGGGTCTGGCGCAGCTACCCGCTGCCCGAAGCGCAGCAATGGCTGCCCGCGCTGCAAATCACGGCGGTGACCGACAACATGGAGGCGACGGCGGTGCTGGTGCTGTCTGGGCGGCACCTGGGCTATCTGCCGGAGCACTTTGCCGCGTCCTATGTCGAGGCCGGTTTGCTGGCGCCGGTGAATCCGGCGGTGATGTATTACGACGTGCAGTTCCACATGGTTTCGCGCCGGCGCGAGCGTCTGAACGACATCACGCTGGCGTTTCTGGAGGATCTCGGGCAGGCGCATCCGTTGGCGCAAGGCGGTCGTTCCAAGCCCGGAACATAG
- a CDS encoding ABC transporter ATP-binding protein, whose amino-acid sequence MVRLRDLGVTFSGSGGGKPVRAISGVSLQVQRGEVLALIGESGSGKSVTMRTLLRLHPERRTRIDGLVEVAGRAVLALSQRELADFRGKVASMIFQEPLLALDPVYPIGAQIVESIRRHESVTRAEARQRALALFERVQIPSPERRLAAYPHELSGGMRQRAMIALALACQPQLLLADEPTTALDATVQIQILLLLRQLQRDLGLSVIFVTHDIGAAVEIADRIAVMYAGRIVEEGTVRELLGAPRHPYTIALLKSSAHGALARGTRLATIAGAPPDLCALPPGCAFAERCALARAACHAAPPPMVEIAPNRRLRCIHTDAATLPD is encoded by the coding sequence ATGGTCCGGCTGCGCGACCTTGGCGTCACCTTCAGCGGCAGCGGCGGCGGCAAACCCGTGCGCGCCATCAGCGGCGTGAGCCTGCAAGTGCAGCGCGGCGAGGTGCTCGCGCTGATCGGCGAGTCGGGCTCGGGCAAGAGCGTGACCATGCGCACCTTGCTGCGCCTGCACCCGGAGCGGCGCACGCGCATCGACGGCCTGGTGGAGGTGGCCGGTCGCGCCGTGCTCGCGCTGTCGCAGCGCGAATTGGCCGACTTTCGCGGCAAGGTCGCGTCGATGATCTTCCAGGAGCCGCTGCTGGCGCTCGACCCGGTCTATCCGATCGGCGCGCAGATCGTCGAATCGATCCGCCGCCACGAATCCGTCACCCGGGCCGAGGCCCGGCAACGCGCGCTCGCGCTGTTCGAGCGCGTGCAGATTCCAAGTCCCGAGCGGCGCCTGGCCGCCTACCCGCATGAGCTGTCCGGCGGCATGCGCCAGCGCGCGATGATTGCGCTCGCGCTGGCCTGCCAGCCGCAGTTGCTGCTGGCCGACGAGCCGACCACCGCGCTCGACGCGACGGTGCAAATCCAGATTTTGTTGCTGCTGCGCCAGTTGCAGCGCGACCTCGGCCTGTCGGTGATCTTCGTCACGCACGACATCGGCGCCGCCGTCGAGATCGCCGACCGCATCGCCGTGATGTATGCGGGCCGCATCGTCGAGGAAGGCACGGTCCGCGAACTGCTCGGCGCGCCGCGCCATCCATACACCATCGCACTGCTCAAGAGCAGCGCGCACGGCGCGCTGGCACGCGGCACGCGGCTTGCGACCATCGCCGGCGCGCCGCCCGACCTGTGCGCGCTGCCGCCCGGCTGCGCCTTTGCCGAGCGCTGCGCGCTCGCGCGCGCGGCCTGCCACGCCGCGCCGCCGCCGATGGTCGAAATCGCACCGAATCGTCGCCTGCGCTGCATCCATACGGATGCCGCCACATTGCCGGACTGA
- a CDS encoding ABC transporter ATP-binding protein, protein MEQPIDIGGPAQPLLTISGMVKHFPLKKTAFGAGTVVRAVDGVDFQVMKGETLGVVGESGCGKSTTARLLMQLLKPTRGQMVFDGRAIGGRDLPLKEFRRQVQMVFQDSYASLNPRLSIEDTVAFGPQVHGMPRRAARSNARDLLARVGLPPQRLAERYPHELSGGQRQRVNIARALALQPRMVILDEAVSALDRSVQAQVINLLLDLKTEFGLTYLFISHDLNVVRYMSDRVMVMYLGQVVEIGPVDALYAAPAHPYTRALLSSIPSLDPEQRSEKAALSGDPPNPIDPPTGCRFHPRCALAAPVCARRAPKPIAAGAQHAASCLVHEPDSGHPMAQQRRQRPAA, encoded by the coding sequence ATGGAGCAACCCATCGATATCGGCGGACCGGCGCAACCGCTGCTGACCATCAGCGGCATGGTCAAGCATTTTCCGCTCAAGAAAACCGCGTTCGGCGCCGGCACCGTGGTGCGCGCCGTGGACGGCGTGGACTTTCAGGTCATGAAGGGCGAGACGCTCGGCGTGGTCGGCGAATCGGGCTGCGGCAAGTCCACGACCGCGCGCCTGCTGATGCAGTTGCTGAAACCGACGCGCGGCCAGATGGTGTTCGACGGCCGCGCGATCGGCGGCCGCGACCTGCCGCTCAAGGAATTCCGCCGCCAGGTGCAGATGGTGTTCCAGGACAGCTATGCCTCGCTGAACCCGCGCCTGAGCATCGAGGACACGGTGGCCTTCGGCCCGCAGGTGCACGGCATGCCCCGGCGCGCGGCGCGCTCGAACGCGCGCGACCTGCTCGCGCGCGTGGGGCTGCCGCCGCAGCGCTTGGCCGAGCGTTATCCGCACGAGTTGTCGGGCGGCCAGCGCCAGCGCGTGAACATTGCGCGGGCGCTGGCGCTGCAGCCGCGCATGGTCATCCTCGACGAGGCGGTGTCGGCGCTGGACAGATCGGTCCAGGCGCAGGTCATCAACCTGCTGCTGGATCTGAAAACGGAGTTCGGCCTGACCTATCTGTTCATCAGCCACGACCTGAACGTGGTGCGCTACATGAGCGACCGCGTCATGGTGATGTACCTGGGCCAGGTGGTCGAGATCGGCCCGGTCGATGCGCTGTACGCAGCGCCGGCGCATCCGTACACGCGCGCGCTGCTGTCGTCGATACCGTCGCTGGACCCGGAGCAGCGCAGCGAGAAAGCAGCGCTCTCGGGCGATCCGCCGAATCCGATCGACCCGCCCACGGGCTGCCGCTTTCACCCGCGCTGCGCGCTTGCCGCGCCGGTGTGCGCCCGGCGCGCGCCCAAGCCCATCGCCGCCGGGGCGCAACATGCGGCAAGTTGCCTGGTCCATGAACCGGACAGCGGGCACCCGATGGCGCAACAGCGCCGGCAAAGGCCGGCCGCATGA
- a CDS encoding ABC transporter permease, whose product MHTMPTRPATAGAAPALPARRQRGYWASVWLRLRRDPVAVGAASVVLLLLLLALFGPWLAPADPYQSSMLQRLKPIGTAGLPLGSDELGRDMLTRLIIGARLSLFIGITPVLCAFVLGTAIGIVAGYAGGLVNTLIMRTIDVFYAFPSVLLAIALSGTLGAGVVNSLISLTIVFIPQIARVAESVTTQVRTRDYVQAARASGAGPLTIVRVHVLGNVLGPIFVYATGLIAVSMILASGLSFLGLGVKPPEPEWGLMLNTLRTAIYVQPWVAALPGVMIFITSISFNLLSDGLRSAMDNKG is encoded by the coding sequence ATGCACACCATGCCCACCCGCCCGGCCACTGCTGGCGCCGCCCCGGCCTTGCCGGCCCGGCGCCAGCGCGGCTACTGGGCCAGCGTCTGGCTGCGCCTGCGCCGCGACCCGGTCGCGGTCGGCGCGGCCAGCGTCGTGTTGCTGTTGCTGCTGCTGGCGCTGTTCGGCCCGTGGCTCGCACCGGCAGACCCGTACCAGTCGTCGATGCTCCAGCGGCTCAAACCGATAGGCACCGCAGGCTTGCCGCTGGGCAGCGATGAACTGGGCCGCGACATGCTCACGCGGCTGATCATCGGCGCGCGCTTGTCCCTTTTCATTGGCATCACGCCGGTGCTCTGCGCCTTCGTGCTGGGCACGGCCATCGGCATCGTTGCCGGCTATGCCGGCGGCCTGGTGAACACGCTGATCATGCGCACCATCGACGTGTTCTACGCCTTCCCATCGGTGCTGCTGGCCATCGCGCTGTCGGGCACGCTGGGCGCGGGCGTGGTCAATTCGCTGATCTCGCTGACCATCGTGTTCATTCCGCAGATCGCGCGCGTGGCCGAAAGCGTGACCACGCAGGTGCGCACCCGCGATTACGTGCAAGCGGCGCGCGCCTCGGGCGCCGGCCCCTTGACCATCGTGCGGGTGCATGTGCTGGGCAATGTGCTCGGGCCGATCTTCGTCTATGCGACCGGCCTGATCGCGGTCTCGATGATCCTGGCCTCGGGCCTGTCGTTCCTGGGCCTGGGCGTCAAGCCGCCGGAGCCCGAATGGGGCCTGATGCTCAACACGCTGCGCACCGCGATCTACGTGCAGCCCTGGGTGGCAGCGCTGCCGGGCGTGATGATCTTCATCACCTCGATCTCTTTCAACCTCCTGTCCGACGGCCTGCGTTCGGCGATGGACAACAAGGGCTAA
- a CDS encoding ABC transporter permease: MLAYCLRRVIYAVPTMLGVALVCFVLMHIAPGDPLVAILPPDASAELQAQLRELYGLNRSLPEQFAMWVWRALHGDLGVSIASNRAVAGEVLRAVGNTLRIALVAAFIGFAFGCLFGLLAGYFRGTWIDRLASICSVLGVSVPHYWLGMVMVILFSSQLMWLPATGAGPSGSNDWAWDWAHLQFLLLPALTMSVIPMGIIARTVRALVADILEQEFIVGLRAKGLTHTGVLRHMVKNAAPTALAVLGLQLGYLLGGSILIETVFSWPGAGLLLNSAIFQRDLPLLQGTILVLALFFVVLNLLVDVLQTLLDPRIARS; the protein is encoded by the coding sequence ATGCTCGCCTACTGCCTGCGCCGCGTGATCTACGCCGTGCCGACCATGCTCGGCGTGGCCCTGGTGTGCTTCGTGCTCATGCACATCGCGCCCGGCGACCCGCTGGTGGCCATCTTGCCGCCCGACGCCTCGGCGGAGTTGCAGGCGCAGTTGCGCGAGCTCTACGGCCTGAACCGCTCGCTGCCCGAGCAGTTCGCGATGTGGGTCTGGCGCGCACTGCACGGCGACCTGGGCGTGTCCATCGCCAGCAACCGGGCCGTGGCCGGCGAGGTGCTCCGCGCCGTGGGCAACACGCTGCGGATCGCGCTGGTGGCCGCCTTCATCGGCTTCGCGTTCGGCTGCCTGTTCGGCTTGCTGGCCGGCTACTTTCGCGGCACATGGATCGACCGCCTGGCATCGATATGCTCGGTGCTCGGCGTCAGCGTGCCGCACTACTGGCTCGGCATGGTCATGGTGATCCTGTTCTCGTCGCAGCTGATGTGGCTGCCGGCCACCGGCGCAGGCCCGAGCGGCTCGAACGACTGGGCCTGGGACTGGGCGCACCTGCAATTCCTGCTGCTGCCGGCGCTCACGATGTCGGTGATTCCGATGGGCATCATCGCGCGCACCGTGCGTGCGCTGGTGGCCGACATTCTGGAGCAGGAATTCATCGTCGGCTTGCGCGCCAAGGGGCTTACGCACACCGGTGTGCTGCGCCACATGGTAAAGAACGCGGCGCCCACGGCGCTGGCGGTGCTCGGCCTGCAACTGGGTTACCTGCTGGGCGGCTCGATCCTGATCGAGACGGTGTTCTCGTGGCCAGGCGCCGGCTTGTTGCTCAACAGCGCCATCTTCCAGCGCGACCTGCCGCTGCTGCAAGGAACGATCCTGGTGCTGGCGCTGTTCTTCGTCGTGCTCAATCTGTTGGTCGATGTGCTGCAAACGCTGCTCGACCCGCGCATCGCGCGTTCCTGA